One region of Apium graveolens cultivar Ventura unplaced genomic scaffold, ASM990537v1 ctg2598, whole genome shotgun sequence genomic DNA includes:
- the LOC141700611 gene encoding histone H3.3-like, with protein sequence MEMARTKQTARKSIGGKVPGKQLTHKVARMRAPTTGAYRKPHRYRPGTVALREIRKYQKTTELLILKLPFQRLVREIAQGIKSDLRFQSHAVLALQEASEAYLVDLFHDANLCSIHSKRVTIMPKDIQLARRIRGECA encoded by the exons atgg agatGGCTCGTACCAAGCAAACTGCTCGTAAATCTATTGGAGGAAAGGTTCCTGGAAAGCAGCTCACACACAAG GTTGCTCGTATGCGTGCTCCAACAACTGGTGCCTATAGGAAGCCACATAGATACCGCCCTGGAACAGTTGCCCTTCG TGAGATCCGTAAGTATCAGAAGACTACTGAGCTTTTGATATTAAAACTTCCATTCCAGAGGCTTGTACGTGAAATTGCTCAAGGAATTAAG AGTGATTTGCGTTTCCAGAGCCATGCAGTCCTGGCTCTACAGGAGGCATCGGAGGCCTACCTGGTAGACCTATTCCATGATGCCAACTTGTGTTCAATTCATTCTAAGCGGGTGACAATAATGCCAAAGGACATTCAGCTGGCAAGGAGGATCCGCGGAGAGTGTGCTTAA